The sequence below is a genomic window from Paenibacillus sp. DCT19.
TTCTTGAACAGGTGGACAACGCTCCCATTGGTGCCAAGCACGTTGCCTCCCCGTACCGTGACGAAGCGTGTGTTGCTGTGCAGCAGATTGGCATAAACAATTAATTTTTCACCGATGGCCTTTGTCATTCCATAGAAATTCGATGGGTTGGCTGCCTTGTCGGTTGAAATATAAATGACCTTTTCCACCTTGTTCTCAATGGCCGCTTCAATCACATTCTGGGTACCGATCACATTGGTCTTCAACGCTTCATACGGCTGATCCTCACATACCGGAACATGCTTGAGTGCAGCCAAGTGAAACACATAGTCCACCTGCTGGCATGCCGCAGTTAGTGCTTCTTTGTCACGAATATCACCGATGCGGAAATGCAGACGAGGATCTTCGAAATCACGGCTCATCGCCACTTGGCTTGATTCATTGCGTGAGTACACAATAATTTCTTTGGGTTGCTGAGGCAGCAGTTGAGCTACAAGTTCATAACCCCATGATCCAGTACCGCCAGTCACGAGTATACGCTTATTTTCAAACATGCATTTTCCCTCCAAGCAGAAATTTGACCACTTTACTGGATACATCTGTAGCCTTGTAACCTTGCGGGCACTCCCAATCATTGGATAGCTCCGTCATCACCTTCACACAATCTGCAATGCGCGCAGCATCCAGCCCAGACACCACATTACTGCCACAGTCCAACGTCTCAGGACGTTCTGTTGTCCGTCGCATCGTTACCGTTGGAACCCCCATAATGCAGCACTCCTCTTGCACAGTACCGCTATCCGTAAGTGCGAGGCGGGCATGACGTTCCAGCAGCACGAAGTCAAAGAATCCGAACGGCTCATGAAATTCCACTAATGGATTCATCTCCAACTGCAGATGCTCTGCAATCCGGATGGCAGTTCGTGGATGGATGCTACAGATTACCCGGAGGCCATACGTTTCAGCAACATGATTCAAGCCCTTCATAATTTCCAATAAATGCGGTGGATGATCTACGTTCTCAGCCCGGTGTGCTGTAACAAGAAAATATTGTCCGGACTTCAGCTTTAATTTCCGCAAAATTTTACTGGCATCTACCTGCGCTTTATAATGCAGCATCACTTCGTAAATCGGATTGCCTGTCAGTACGATTCGCCGACTGGGCACGCCTTCACTGACCAGATGTTTTTTGCTCTGTTCGGTATAAGGCATATTTATTGTGGATATCGCATCAATGACGCGACGATTTTTCTCCTCTGGTACGTCCAGATCAAAGCAGCGGTTACCTGCTTC
It includes:
- a CDS encoding polysaccharide biosynthesis protein; translation: MFENKRILVTGGTGSWGYELVAQLLPQQPKEIIVYSRNESSQVAMSRDFEDPRLHFRIGDIRDKEALTAACQQVDYVFHLAALKHVPVCEDQPYEALKTNVIGTQNVIEAAIENKVEKVIYISTDKAANPSNFYGMTKAIGEKLIVYANLLHSNTRFVTVRGGNVLGTNGSVVHLFKNQIRQKGQVSITDMNMTRFFLTLKDAITLLFKASVESVGGEIFVMTMPTCKIVDLAEVLIEDSGVENVGIVERGTRPGEKIHEILMSEFESMTTVVYDEQYLVILPTLGIPGLKEHYTDCPPVSFSSFSSEHQLMTKEEIREILKRGGFLS
- the wecB gene encoding non-hydrolyzing UDP-N-acetylglucosamine 2-epimerase; protein product: MKIMTVLGTRPEIIRLSLIISKLDQYASKHILVHTGQNFTESLSGLFFKEMGLRAPDYVLQDEAASLGRQLSSMFSQMEDILLQEKPDKVLLLGDTNSALCAVLAERMGIPVIHMEAGNRCFDLDVPEEKNRRVIDAISTINMPYTEQSKKHLVSEGVPSRRIVLTGNPIYEVMLHYKAQVDASKILRKLKLKSGQYFLVTAHRAENVDHPPHLLEIMKGLNHVAETYGLRVICSIHPRTAIRIAEHLQLEMNPLVEFHEPFGFFDFVLLERHARLALTDSGTVQEECCIMGVPTVTMRRTTERPETLDCGSNVVSGLDAARIADCVKVMTELSNDWECPQGYKATDVSSKVVKFLLGGKMHV